The nucleotide window ttgtagcATAGTATGTAAATTTCAAGAACCAAATTCGAGCTCAGTATGTACTTGAAATACGCTGCACGACACGTTCGCGCATCCGCTAATTGATAAAAATGCtaatcacaaaaatatatagtacaaAGAACAATGTAGCAGCGTATTAGTTGAAGTTATGAAGCGGGTGTGTGAATATGTAGGTTGGGATGATGATTGTAAcacattatttacatacatacatatagtatatggatgtatgtagaacaagtaaatatagACCGTAGAGATACTGATTGGTATCGTTGATGATTCGCAATGCAGCATCCCTTCCGGTCAATGTGAGTCATTTTCTTCTCATAATTTTACACACCAACTCATCCAACTATATCTGTAGAGCACGCTATTAACTTGTTTTTCCCACTATAACTGATGTTTATATAACTGTTCAACAATTAGCGAAATATAAAAATGCGCCAACCTCACCTGTAATTAGTAACTTGTGTAGTTTATAAATTGTACAAGTGTGCAATTcacttttatggaaaatcacaCAAATCATTGTTACTTTGGTAGACAAAACGTCGCAGCTACCCTTGAAATGTTGTAGAAAATGGTTATAACAGCAATATTGCAAACACGAGCAGTTTAAAACACCAGTCActagtttttttatatacccCATTTAAGTGGTCTATTGCCACTTTTAGAGTTGCTCTAATATTGCCACGGCTGCCAATTGTATCTCAACACTACCGCCAACACAGAAATCACATAGCAAACTTGGCTCCTACTAGACCTTTTGTCTTCGTTGCTAGTTTATTCAGTAGTTTCATTAATTGTTTTCTTCTGTTCAACTCTTCTATTTCTATTCTATGCTGGTTCTGTATGCTGCTGCTGGTGTTCAATAGCTGCCACAACTGGCTAGCCAGTCAACAATTTAATAAGCAAGCGACGAACGACGTACACCGATCTCATACGAGTTATCGAACGAGCAGAGCGTGTGGGTCCCCGCCTTAAACCAATCCACTCCAATTCACCTGTGGCCCCACTTATGACGagttttgtttttcttcgctTTGTCACTACACATCGCTTTTCCCCCCGCTGTTCAATATTCACACAAAAGTAACACCAACACCACAAACATTGTCAACTAGTCGTAGCTGTCGTCAATAATAGCGTTGTAGCTACGGTGTTGTTGACGTTATTTCTTCGCTTCTTATTTCTTGTTGCTTCTTTTATGCATACATTAACTgcgctttttgttgcttttgccccACACAACACTACATTAtgcttgattttgttgttggcgttcttgttgtttttgctttttatgtttGCCAGTAGCGTACTCCAGCAAAACCTGTTTgagttacaacaaaaaatatatacaaaaacacacacacatttataaaaACCACGACGCTAGCACTCTCACACATATGCACTTTTATGTACGTTTTATAGCAGCGCCCAGTACAAGCACCGCGAAGAAAATAGGAAAACGGGTAATGAGCCCCAATTTCCTGCACATTTCAACTGGTTTTGCTACATTATTTTTCACTAATTAGCAcagttataattaatatttggtttttttcaAAGCTTTTGTTGCACTTTAAACTCACCAAAAATTAgacaaaattggaaaatattaattaatttaaaacaacaaataaacaaaacacaaatcTTTAGCACAATTTATTTCACTCGAGTGCGTCGGTGGCCATAGCTGAAATCGCTCTCTGTGCCTtctgtatgtatacataaagtGGATGAATTTGCCCAGCCACCAGGGTGGGCATGAATAACGTACAGGGTTGCATGTGcagcaagaaaaatatttaagcgTTGTGAcaattggaaaatttatttaattgctgaAACTTGTATACTGAATTAAAggaaaatgataaattataataaattatttattccactatttagaaatttaatgtttcttatatatttgaattactttttaaacattttaattattattagttaATTGTTTACATTTCCACTTATTTCGCCACCACATAACACACTAATTCTACAACAGTTTTTAAATCACTGTATGCTTATACGTAACAATGCAGTGGCATTCAAACTCATAGCTGGAAAATCGATAAATTATGCATTTTGACATTTCGGATAAGTAGAATTTGCACTGATAAGGAAAATTCCAACCCTCTTGACATCGTCCGTGTTCGTCCGGCCGTgcagtggaatttaaaattaaaaattcctaTACTACTgcaaataatttacaattttaaacatgttaaattaaagaaaatgtatTTGCATTAAAAGTGCAGTATACGCAGATTTGCTAATTGTGTGAATTAATTTGTGGAGAAACTCGAAAGTTATAAGTATGGCCAAGTAAGTGATTTTGTGTATTGTGTGCTATTAATGAAGACCAGATACCATAGCGATGATGACCTGCCATACACACACCTTGTGTGATAATGATTTGTTAATTGGAAAAACGTTTGAATTAATAGGAAAAGTGGTTGTTACAAAAAATGCATTTGTTTATACAAGTGtacgatatatttttttcattgaataGTATACAATCCGAAAAAGTGCAGCATACGCCTATACGTACATAtaaacgaaaattttattttactatatgcATTGCGGTTGCCCCACACCTATTTTCCAGCACTTCCCTTTTATAATGTTTCGCTTTGATGTTTATTACACACCCACATTTTCgttgtgtttacatttttaagtgCAGCCATACTGACAGCTGCGAAAATAACAACCGAATAAGCAACTCCATAGTGTGCTACTAATATAATAGATGCAACTTGTCCCACCACATAGCTCGTAACGCAACGAAATTCagccacaataacaacaagaacaacacaaacaaatggGCATGTCAGTCATTCATACATTCAATTCGACTCTCACGTCTTCTCATATTTCAATCGGCTAATTGCTATTTGTTTGCCCACCACCCCCACTACAATGGGCGCACGCATTTACTATTTCCCACGACTCTTCAACTACCAAAGACGCTCAATCAAATATAGACTCTTCGTCTGGGAATAGCAACTCACAATTTAGTAAATGtgatttttaattgctttctaCTGTGTTACTCGTTATGTGCTTAGAATGCGTTTGGCTGGCATAGAGCAATGTATTTAAGCCATGACATGAGCGGTAATTGTGGGGCAAACAGTAGTACGAGTGTTATCAGTTTCACTTTTGATGACGTGCTGTAGCGTTGTAAATGGCAAATATACTTTATCACAAGCAAGTTGATAACCGCTCATTTAGTTGCAATTGTGCCAATATGCCAACAACACAAATCCGCCGAAGCTAGTTAAGCGCTATTAAAGTCTAGCAAACTTAGTTATACTTAATAAGAATATAAagttgttttctttaaaaaaaatatatataataaatgttcAGCGCTTTCCACAAGCCTAAACGCTTGCGTTGGCCTAAACTGGAGCGTGCTAAGCGGCGAAGCAAGGATGAGAGGTGTTATTTTCGGTCCAAAAGTCGTTAGCtattaacagttattttttatattattgtttaaaaaaggtgtaacttaatattttcaaataaatatttgcagggAAACGATGATTGTCTTCGTCTACGACACCGAATGTCTTAAGGACGAAGCAGATGATCCGGTGAAAGCAGTGCTCTACTTTCATCCCAGCTGGGTATCAGACACACAAAAAGTGGCGCTATGCGGCCAACTAATGGGTACATCGTACTTTCTGAAGGACTGTTTCTTTAAACCGAAAATTATGGCTTTGCAAAATGGCAAATTTGTGTTGAAGGAATTCGGTAGATTTACGTTGGTgagtgttttaattttttatccattttttatataattataaaaattatgttttctagGCCGTCGGCACGGATCGCAACATCTCAGATTGTTTGCTTGAGCAGCGCGCTGATTTGCTGGCCTCACTGGTGAAGTTCTTCCATCGCGATCTGCAGAGTCTCTTCGATCAGTTTCCACAACAGGCGCAATATAAGAATCTCTCCGAAAAGTTATATCACATTTTCGAAACATATCTGCCGATTTTACAACGTAACGGACATATTTTCCAAAACGTACCCAAACTGCGTATGCCGAAGGTTTGTGAAGTGGTTAGAGcatatgtaatttaattaattaaccgCTCCCATTTTCTTGCAGACCGCCagcaatatatttttggatGCCATACAAACATTGCAATGCTGTCAACAGACAAAGGGCATACTGGGCGGTGCCGTGCTCTATCATAACAAGTGTGTAGTATACCAAACTCACATAGCTGTATTTCCAATCAAACTTTTTTACATTAATCTTCTTCCTTTCCAGAGTGGTGGCCTCCCAACTTGGCGATACCATTACCAAGCAGCTGGTGCTAACCGATCCGCTGCACATACGCACCACCGCCGAACAGTTACACAACACCGACTTTCACATACCCAACGGCGTACAAATGTTGGTCGTTTATGTGGATGTACCGCAATATAGCCGCTTGGCGGCAGACGCGCAACGCGCACAAACGCTACAGACCACACAACTGTCGCAGGGACTGTTGCCCTTCCAGTATGCGAAGCGTAAAATGAAACGCGACAAATCCTTAATTTTCACCAACATACCAGAGGAAGGCAGCACTGCTGGCGGTACGGTAGGTGAAACGGCGGAGGAAGTGGTCGCAGTGTCGCAAACACCCGCTGCAGTGCGTCCAAAATCATTGCTGATACGCCCTACACACTTGCCACTGCGTAATCGCAATGGCATTGGTAGTGCGAAGGAGCTGCCGGAGTCGGGTATTGCTTCGATAAATTTCGATGAGACCGATTCATATCCGGAGTTTATCGGACGCACTAGTGTGTGTTCGACGCCCATGACTGAGAATAAAGTGCTTCAAGTGGGGAATATTATGTCCATTTGCGCCAATCCGGAGGTGAGTACACTCTTTTATAGACAATTTGCTATTTGTAGACATAACctttaaatatttgtactaaTCGGCAGGACGAGAGCAACTCGAACAAGAAGAAGATACAGGCAACCAACCGACGCAATTCGTTGAAATTCGATTTTGAGAAATTCTTTCAAAACTTCATTGCCAACCCAAACAAACAAATGGAGCGTCGCAACTCTTTCACCGATCTGCAAGATTCTTTGAAGAAGATCTCCAAGAAGCTGTCGCTCAAACAATTTTCGCATAGCTTTAAGACTGACGTCAATCGCAATGGCAGCATAAGCGGCATTGAGGCATTAGAATCTCCCGATTTTATTGAGAATGACGATGATCTGGAGGCCGAGCAAAATTCGGACAACTCGGATGAGAATAATCGCACATCACGCACCATAACCGATCCCACCTATCCCGTTTTCAATGAGAATGGACAACCCATATCGCGTAGTCTCTTCCAGGAGTTCATCGAGAAATACTATCGCCTGTGGGCGGAGCATGGCAGCGGCACGGACAGCGCCAAGAAGGATGTGGAAATCGCACAACTCATTGAGGAATTCAAAGAGTTCGATAATGAGCTGAAAAAACTAGACGAATCGCTGCGTCAGGACGCCGGCGATAATAGCAATAGCACACAGCTCAAGGCCGATCGCAATTTGAATACCGAACCGGCTGGGATCGTGCCGGCTGTGGTGAAAACACCACTCGATAAGAAAGCGCTTAGTCTGCCACTGAAGCCACTCGCCGACGCCGTCGCCTCCGCAAACAATGAGCGTGAGCAGCCCTGTGTTGCCGCGAATCGCAGACAAAGCGGCGGCGTGCCACTCACACCGCTCATGGCTAAACTCTCTGTGTTGGCGCTGAATGAGGAGCACAATGGCAGCGGCGGCGGTTGGGATGCCAACGCGGTGGAAATACAAACGCCATTAAACACAACTAAAGTATTCTCGCGTCGCAACTCGTTGAAGTGTGACGATGCAGTGGATGCCTTAGCGACATTGCCCACCAACCTGCAGTCGGCCATGAATGGCCTAAAGCGACTGGAGTTGTACATGTGTGGGCAGCAAAATATGactttgctgctgctgatggAGGAGGGTACGGCGAGACAACAGCCTGTGGTGCAGAAGATGGTGAATTGACAAGTTAtccaaatttcgaaaattacagttataagttttcgaaaattcaataattactgttaaaagtttttgaaatttcgaaatttacagttataatttttttaaagaaaattctcATTAGTTATATTCCTCTTTCTAACCttaatattttctcatttccaGTTCGATATTTGCGTTGCGAAATTTCCGCATATGGAATCGCATTTAAATCAAACGCTCAATGTCAATGTTGAAGGCGATAAGCGTGACGGCGCCTACAGCTTCATGAGCATCGATGCGAAATGGGATACATTGGAGCGCAATGGACCATGGAATCCATTGGAATTAAATACGCTCGAATGCATGCATCAAGATTTGCAGCCGAACGATGAGATCTCCGACTTGATTTTGAGGTAAGCCGGAGTCGAGTTGTTAGTGCTTGTCGAATAAAAATCCGGGTTCGTTCCGGTTCGAGTCGGTACATTAATGCATCGAGAGATTTGTCTTccttaactaaaataaatttaattttaacctaacctaacaatttttaatttttttccatgcAGATCACACGATGCCGTCTACTACGGCTACAAGTCTGGACGCTCCGAATTCTTTTACAAAGAATCTGCACATGCCACCAATGGCATACCGCCACCCTCCGACCCTATGGGCAATGTAACGATGCGCGCCAAAACACATCTGGAGCGTGatcattcatatattttattctaaatttgACAAACGTTTGCAGcagcataaataattttaacaatttacagCGTTGCCGGATCGCAATGAGAGTCGCAAGCGGAGTAAGATAGCAAAatattgtgtgtatgtatgtatttttctttgctttttatttcaattcttaTAGTAGTGATACTCAAACAAGCTAGAATATTGACTATGTAGtagaattaacaacaacaaaaacagcaaaaatatgTTTCACTTAAACTCATTAGTGCGCCATTAGCCTAGCGCCGCCAATTCTAAGTAgtacacaaaatattttgactaaACTACTCACAACCTAAAAAGTTAAGTGTTAGAGacgaagtgaagtgaaaaaagaaaaacaaaagaaaagagATGTTGTAGTTGCTTTCTACGGACGCGGCTGtagtatgaaattatttttttagattgttACTTAAGTTGTTAGCTAAGGAGACATGTGCAAAGCTGTAGCAtgagaaaattatttacaattttattgaacggacgattaagttaaataattttgtatttatatttttttaggttcCTAAAGGTATGCATTCATTTATGTTAAACAGTTTTTAAAATTAGTTGAGGAGTGTCAGGTGCTCAAAACCCACCAAAGTTTTCGTTTTACGACAAATTTAATGCCGTAGCGCTTAAAAGCATGCTACAATTGCTTGTATAAGCCTCACCAAACGAagagattttattaatttttattttttgatttatatatttaaaaaatccatatttatttactcgattttatattttttattcgatcaatttagaaaattgtttacaaaatttcaaaaacttgactattaagaatttttatggcacataaatcaaaatttattagattttgaaaatattaacattGATTCCTACTAAATCCAATTAGACTATTAAAAAACATGTTTTGTTAAAAATGAATAgcggcgcctaaaagtatgtgaGCATACCTGATGATATTCCAATGTCTTTTTACCAACAAAAAATTgcttgatataaaaaatatcattttgatttttttggaaaaaactaaTTACCGCTCCTAAATGGAAACtttaattatttgataaatttgttttaagtttataattttttcaggctcttggtttaattttttatacatttttcatttaaattacttttagaaaatttatcgaaatccaaaaaaatatgaaaatatattaaaaaaaaataatggttgCACCTAAAGGTATACTTCTTCTTTTAGGCAGCGCTTAAAGGTAACCTTCATTTAATTAATCTAATGCCAGATacaacgcctaaaagtaggttattcttgtaatttttttttaaatttatttttgtttttgtttaatttccaacaacaatttttaacatttgtaCGCAAAAGAAAGTTATTAAATCTCTATTAACCCTTTCGCGGACACACGAAATTTAGTAAATGTTATCAGAATGacacatgcatttatttggcttataaaaccgataattgaattccgatttcagttttgggtttatggtttattgatttaatttttactcaaaatttgGACACTAACTTAAATCTGATTGCTTCTGCAGTGGCACACAATAAGCTACTACATATAAAACCAATGCTGTAGACGTCGCCTGTCTCCGACGTGtttatatacgattttttttctatatcgGCATATACCGACGAGGCCTTTTTAATCCATTCGTTGTGTCGGATTATGCCGACGTGTCCGCGAAagggttaaaaataaataaccgaCAACGCCTAAGGGTATGCTACATTTATTACAAATCTATCACAATTTCGAAAGTAATTATGCGACAGCTTTACAATCGTCTCCAGAAACAAGTTACCCATATCGTTttagtataaatacatacatatatatttactacattcatatgattaataaatatttacacttaagtccattatacatatacatatagtttaaaattttgttaactaTAAACTAAGATTCTTAGCAATTTTTGTATGCCTTTACGCTAACAGCAACTCTATATGGTATATGTAAGCTTTCTTTGTGCAATGCTTCTACAAAATGTAGCtacaattattttaacattaattaCTATTGAGTGCAGTAGAAAAAGAGAgacgagagagagagcgagaaaGAGTTGGTATGTCgttttttagcttaaaatttgtACCTTAAAAACTGTCCATTAATGCTTTTTGCAAACAAAGAGCGCACTTGCAACAATAATTGCGTCGCAACATACCATTTTAAAGCTCAAGATTTCATTTTGAGAgcaattttttacaacaacaacaacaaacacatacaaacacttacaaaagtgcatatatattttataaataagattACAGACGACGAGAAAGTTATTACGTGCCAATTACACACACATTCCATTCAATTCCATTCCattgaattaatattaaatagtaaTTGTATACGTTTTAATGCAAACGGGGCCCACTGTGCAATGGTGGGGTTAAGATTTTAAACTGaagaattcttcaaatatttattatttatttttaattaaaaaatactaaaaataatcttTGCCAGCAGCGTTTAACGGTTAACGGTTATTATGTAACAACAATTCatatcatcatcattatcatgcTCATTATCATCATTAAAGCTCATTGTTTGCCGAAAACGCCGCCCGCAAGCAACGCCGTGCAATTAGTTTTAAGTATGTAACTATGAATAACTGGAGGAAGAGAGTTGAAGGTAGAAGAGAGAAGAAAGAGAGAAAGTATAAATTGAGAGATAGTACTGTTGCTGTGGTTAGTGATGGTGTTATAGGTATGGAAAATCAGTTTTTTATGCGTAAATATCACAACACAGGATATTAACGGTAAATTATTGTAAGCAATTCGTTACTCTCTGAGAACTGCTTTAACGGtgaatgaaaaattttcaagcaataaaaattattaacggtacatttttgtaaagaaccaataaatttattttgcctGAGTGAAAACTATCATGTAATggtaaacaacaaaattgtcaATTTATCAGTTATCACGATTAGCATCTCTCTGAGAGAGAAAAAGTAATCGATAATGATATCCTGTGAGAGCGGAAATTGACAGCTAACggtaaaaagaaaaattctcaagcaataataatttttattaacgtGAGTAAAAGCAAATGTCACTCTCAGAGATCGAAAAAGGACAAGTAACagtaaacgaaaaaaatatccatttttattttattttattttttattaacgacATAGTGG belongs to Zeugodacus cucurbitae isolate PBARC_wt_2022May chromosome 6, idZeuCucr1.2, whole genome shotgun sequence and includes:
- the LOC105210735 gene encoding uncharacterized protein LOC105210735 isoform X2, translating into MAKETMIVFVYDTECLKDEADDPVKAVLYFHPSWVSDTQKVALCGQLMGTSYFLKDCFFKPKIMALQNGKFVLKEFGRFTLAVGTDRNISDCLLEQRADLLASLVKFFHRDLQSLFDQFPQQAQYKNLSEKLYHIFETYLPILQRNGHIFQNVPKLRMPKTASNIFLDAIQTLQCCQQTKGILGGAVLYHNKVVASQLGDTITKQLVLTDPLHIRTTAEQLHNTDFHIPNGVQMLVVYVDVPQYSRLAADAQRAQTLQTTQLSQGLLPFQYAKRKMKRDKSLIFTNIPEEGSTAGGTVGETAEEVVAVSQTPAAVRPKSLLIRPTHLPLRNRNGIGSAKELPESGIASINFDETDSYPEFIGRTSVCSTPMTENKVLQVGNIMSICANPEDESNSNKKKIQATNRRNSLKFDFEKFFQNFIANPNKQMERRNSFTDLQDSLKKISKKLSLKQFSHSFKTDVNRNGSISGIEALESPDFIENDDDLEAEQNSDNSDENNRTSRTITDPTYPVFNENGQPISRSLFQEFIEKYYRLWAEHGSGTDSAKKDVEIAQLIEEFKEFDNELKKLDESLRQDAGDNSNSTQLKADRNLNTEPAGIVPAVVKTPLDKKALSLPLKPLADAVASANNEREQPCVAANRRQSGGVPLTPLMAKLSVLALNEEHNGSGGGWDANAVEIQTPLNTTKVFSRRNSLKCDDAVDALATLPTNLQSAMNGLKRLELYMCGQQNMTLLLLMEEGTARQQPVVQKMFDICVAKFPHMESHLNQTLNVNVEGDKRDGAYSFMSIDAKWDTLERNGPWNPLELNTLECMHQDLQPNDEISDLILRSHDAVYYGYKSGRSEFFYKESAHATNGIPPPSDPMGNVTMRAKTHLERDHSYILF
- the LOC105210735 gene encoding uncharacterized protein LOC105210735 isoform X1, producing the protein MFSAFHKPKRLRWPKLERAKRRSKDERETMIVFVYDTECLKDEADDPVKAVLYFHPSWVSDTQKVALCGQLMGTSYFLKDCFFKPKIMALQNGKFVLKEFGRFTLAVGTDRNISDCLLEQRADLLASLVKFFHRDLQSLFDQFPQQAQYKNLSEKLYHIFETYLPILQRNGHIFQNVPKLRMPKTASNIFLDAIQTLQCCQQTKGILGGAVLYHNKVVASQLGDTITKQLVLTDPLHIRTTAEQLHNTDFHIPNGVQMLVVYVDVPQYSRLAADAQRAQTLQTTQLSQGLLPFQYAKRKMKRDKSLIFTNIPEEGSTAGGTVGETAEEVVAVSQTPAAVRPKSLLIRPTHLPLRNRNGIGSAKELPESGIASINFDETDSYPEFIGRTSVCSTPMTENKVLQVGNIMSICANPEDESNSNKKKIQATNRRNSLKFDFEKFFQNFIANPNKQMERRNSFTDLQDSLKKISKKLSLKQFSHSFKTDVNRNGSISGIEALESPDFIENDDDLEAEQNSDNSDENNRTSRTITDPTYPVFNENGQPISRSLFQEFIEKYYRLWAEHGSGTDSAKKDVEIAQLIEEFKEFDNELKKLDESLRQDAGDNSNSTQLKADRNLNTEPAGIVPAVVKTPLDKKALSLPLKPLADAVASANNEREQPCVAANRRQSGGVPLTPLMAKLSVLALNEEHNGSGGGWDANAVEIQTPLNTTKVFSRRNSLKCDDAVDALATLPTNLQSAMNGLKRLELYMCGQQNMTLLLLMEEGTARQQPVVQKMFDICVAKFPHMESHLNQTLNVNVEGDKRDGAYSFMSIDAKWDTLERNGPWNPLELNTLECMHQDLQPNDEISDLILRSHDAVYYGYKSGRSEFFYKESAHATNGIPPPSDPMGNVTMRAKTHLERDHSYILF
- the LOC105210735 gene encoding uncharacterized protein LOC105210735 isoform X3; translation: MFSAFHKPKRLRWPKLERAKRRSKDERETMIVFVYDTECLKDEADDPVKAVLYFHPSWVSDTQKVALCGQLMGTSYFLKDCFFKPKIMALQNGKFVLKEFGRFTLAVGTDRNISDCLLEQRADLLASLVKFFHRDLQSLFDQFPQQAQYKNLSEKLYHIFETYLPILQRNGHIFQNVPKLRMPKTASNIFLDAIQTLQCCQQTKGILGGAVLYHNKVVASQLGDTITKQLVLTDPLHIRTTAEQLHNTDFHIPNGVQMLVVYVDVPQYSRLAADAQRAQTLQTTQLSQGLLPFQYAKRKMKRDKSLIFTNIPEEGSTAGGTVGETAEEVVAVSQTPAAVRPKSLLIRPTHLPLRNRNGIGSAKELPESGIASINFDETDSYPEFIGRTSVCSTPMTENKVLQVGNIMSICANPEDESNSNKKKIQATNRRNSLKFDFEKFFQNFIANPNKQMERRNSFTDLQDSLKKISKKLSLKQFSHSFKTDVNRNGSISGIEALESPDFIENDDDLEAEQNSDNSDENNRTSRTITDPTYPVFNENGQPISRSLFQEFIEKYYRLWAEHGSGTDSAKKDVEIAQLIEEFKEFDNELKKLDESLRQDAGDNSNSTQLKADRNLNTEPAGIVPAVVKTPLDKKALSLPLKPLADAVASANNEREQPCVAANRRQSGGVPLTPLMAKLSVLALNEEHNGSGGGWDANAVEIQTPLNTTKVFSRRNSLKCDDAVDALATLPTNLQSAMNGLKRLELYMCGQQNMTLLLLMEEGTARQQPVVQKMVN